In the Gorilla gorilla gorilla isolate KB3781 chromosome 1, NHGRI_mGorGor1-v2.1_pri, whole genome shotgun sequence genome, caatgagaccccatctcttaaaaaaaagagtgagagagagagaatcagagTTGATAATAATGGTCTCTTGATAGAACAATGAATAACATGTATTATGGTAAAATAGAAGTGTTTTCTGATTCTCCTGCTTTTAAACTTTAATAATCCAaaccttggccgggtgcggtggctcacgcctgtaatcccagcactttgggaggctgaggcgggtggatcacaaggtcaggagatcaagaccatcctggctaacatggtgaaaccccgtctctactaaaaatacaaaaaattagctggccatggtggtgggcgcctgtagtcccagctacttggggggctgaggcaggagaatggcctgaacccaggaggcagagcttgcagtgagccgagattgtgccactgcactccagcctgggcgacagagcaagactccatctcaaaaaaataaataaataaaaaataatccaaaCCTTTTCTTGGATGAGCTAGATATAGATCCTGTGACTATAGAGAATAGACagatattattttacataatggttattaaattttattatcacAACCTGCATCTTTCACTGCTATTTAAGCAGGGGTTGGCAGACTttcttctgtaaagggccagatagtaaatattttaggtttctgTGGACCAGAAGATTTCTATCACAAGtactcagctctgctgttgtaGAGCGAAAGCAGTCATAGGCAATATATAAACAAACGAGCATGGCCATGCTCCAATAAACTCAATTTGTAAAAGCAGGTGGCTGTGAGGCCATAGTTTGCCAGCTACTCATCTAAATATTGATACAGAGGATTCAGATATTCTAAAGCTATAGTTACTGTTTTTGGTAGATGATGTCCCCCAACTTTTAACTTATAGTTAATAACCCTTATAGTAAGAAACATCTGTCATACTATGGTGTatgtttcttaaatttcttaattAGTTAAAGAGGATAAGAAGTAGCATTGCTAAAATCTGGTTTTTCTTTGTGTGCTATATAGAGGATTGGGTTTGTTCAGTCTGAGACGTATCTTCAGTTATACCTGTTTTTTCATGCTAATGTTTCACCCAATTATGGAACACAAATATGAACCTTGATGATGTATAACTGTCCATTGACTGGACTCAGAATCGTTTTGAAAAGAGAATCTTGGCCAGAATATTCCTTTGACTCACCTTTGAGCAGAGATCATATGACTTCCTATTCAAATATGTAATCTTGTTGGGATCCTTAGTTTTTTCAAGAGAATGTCACTTTACTCTCAGCTCAAAAGACTAGTTAAAACATGTGGTTCACTTTTAATAGGCAGTCCATACTGCCAATTAAAGTTGCACTTGTTATTTCAAACCCACTGCTTCCCAAAATCTTTCAGAAGCTTAGCTGAAATACTATGTAGTATTGCCTGGAGGATGTGCAGCTTGTTTCTTTCTCTAAATGTTCTAAAGTAGGTTAGCCTAGAGGAGCAAAAAGCTGTCAATGTATCTAGTCTAAATGGTATTCACTCCCTGTAGGGTAGCTTTTACTGAATGGCTCTTTGTTTCATGATGCCTGCCATCTGTACTAAGGAAGGAACAATAAGAAACAGCCCTCTGAAACATATTTCTCTTGAAAGGATGTTGTTGATGACACTGTTAATTgcctttgcattttctttatgaaaTCTTTGAAGAAATTTCATTGTAATCTTGTTAATAATTCAGTAACAATAAATGATAATTATGCTTCCTTTGaggaattaatttttattttcttacagacATGATGATTTTATCTAACTgatcaaattttttatttcacattgaCCATTAGAAAACTTAAAGCTAAATTTATGACCTACCCATAGCAACTTTCTAGAATTGTATTTTATAATAGCCATCAGGCTTGGCCCAATATTTTACCTGTTACCATTGTTGTTCATATTTCCTTATAGTTCATTTCAtcatcctgtattttatttatctttgtaagcCATTTAACCACTTAGGCCTTTTTTGAAACAAGGCTTAAGTAAGTTTAAAATCAGTAAAtacaaaggacaccatcaagaaagtgaaccAACATtccaaaaacaagagaaaatttttataaattacctatcTGATAATGGACTGGGACtcgtatctagaatatataaagaattcttgtagtttaataatataatacaattaaaaaatgaataaaggatctgaataggcatttctccaaagatgatatacaaatggccagtaagcacatATGAATGGATGCCCAATACCATTagccatcaaggaaatgcaaatcaaaaccacaatgagataccacttcacaccaacTAAAATGgctataaccaaaaaaaaaaaaaacagaaaataacaagtgttggcgaggctgaggagaaactggaactctcatacactcctgaggaaaatgtaaaatgatgcagccacatTGGGAAACAGTGGGAGTGCCTAAAAGATTAAATATAGATttatcatatgacccaacaattccactccatttctacctaaagagaaatgaaaacatacgtcCACACcaaaatgtatacacacacattcatagcatctctatttataatagctaaaaacaacccaaatgtcctcaaTTAATGAATgcagaaacaaaatataatatatccatataatgggaTGAATATTGTTCAACCATAAAAGGAATTATTGATagatactacaacatggatgaaccttgcaaACATTAtggtaagtaaaagaagccagtcacaaaagattaCATATTGGTGGTTtcctagaaacagaaagtatATTGACGGTTTCCTAGAGCTGAGGAGATTGGGGAGAAacagggagtgactgctaatgggtacagggtttctttatggcgtaatgaaaatgttctaaaattgatttaggtgatggttgcacaactcttgAGTATacaaaaaccattgaattgtacactttaaatgggtaaattatatctcattaaAACTGTTATAAAAAGTGCTaacaaaaagttttaataaataaagtACATCTTATAAACTAATAAAAGTAATTCATGCAAATCAGGTGTTTATATCAAGagtacaaaagaaatatttttgagtatAACATATATTactgttaacatttattttcctttaattcttacATTGGAATGAGATTCCTAGGGGTGGGTAAAACAATAGTCATTCTACCAGCAATGGCATATGTTGATACATGTTAATGGTATCTGTTGCCTATGAATATATCAAAAACATAAACattcttattttaatatatgaaattCTTAAGATGGTAAGATGGTCATATATACCTttcaaaaatttgtattttttaatctctaCAAATGAGTAGATTTTAAGAGCCTAGTAGGCTGATTAGATAGGATATATTCAATATTGAGTCCAAAGAGCAAAAGGACCCTTTGGAAgactaaagagaaagaaagttgctgccctctcttcctcccagTGACAGTCTTTGGCATTTATTTCAGCTCCCGTTATTTTCACTGGAAAATGAACCTGTGTGTAATTCTGCTGATCCTGGTTTTCATGGTGCCTTTTTACATTGGCTATTTTATTGTGAGCAATATCCGACTACGTAAGTATTTTACCCTCTCAGTCAGCGTATAGATTGAGATGAGTATTTGAGGGGACTTAAATTGTGGATAGCTTCATTTCTACATTAACTTTCAGTAGCTACCGCTATTTGAGGATACCTCACACAcaacaacttaaaaataaatataaaataaatattgaatgaattggcacaaaataaatattgaatgaatgattaGGTTATTTGTTCTGCCACAGCTTTATTTTTCTACCTATTAATAATGTCTCCTTTAGTTCATCCCACACCTTAAATTCAGCTAAATTTCTCTTACGATGGTAAGGATGCTTTCACTAAAAATTATGCTGTTCATCAGTCATTTGCCAAGTGAATTAGCAGCCAAATATTAGTTAGcattatcttatatttttaaatagagcaaGCTCTTTAACCTATATCTGTTTTTCGTAACAGTTTTGTCTCCTCTGTCTCAGTGCATAAACAACGACTGCTTTTTTCCTGTCTCTTATGGCTGACCTTTATGTATTTCTTCTGGAAACTAGGAGATCCCTTTCCCATTCTCAGCCCAAAACATGGTGAGTATATATAGGAGGGCAGAGGAAGTGGGGGGAGAAGAATTGtttaattttctgatttcaaaaacaattaattaaatttcttggggaaaaaatgtatttggggaaataatttattaattcacaGGTTCTTgggatttggaaaaaaatttttctgattgAGGAGGATAGCAAGCTATTTCTCTGAAAAATGTCTGATTTtgaaccacattttcttcttcattctaaGAGATAACTAATGCTGGTTTTGGACCTCACTTCTATCATTCTAGAGTAGGAATTTTTGACCTTCATTTACTGAATATACTTAAAGGGTATAAGGAAAGAGAACAGTGTCTAACTCATATTGTATATGGAACTACAggaatatatttgtatgtgtatttgGAGGTAAGGTATCAATAAACTTTTATCAGATTTGGGTAGCAGATTTGGGTCTGTGACCCAAAAGGTAAACGGCCACTGCTTAAGTGATGATAAAGATACATTAGGGAAGCATATGTATTTGAGGAAAGGTGACATAAAACACCCACAATTAGTAGATAAAGAAAAGCTTTCCAAGAATCGGTGTCTCCCCTctaacaaaaaaagtttattttaaaacaagaaatttgGCAGAGCCCTAATTTTTAAGctaaaaacaatgaacaaaagtaCCTCAGCTAACAAGTCCTTCCAGAACTATTTCAGAAGTATGCATGAATCTATCTAAAAAGATTAGAGAATCTATCTAAAAAGATTAGAGAGCCCATCTGTAATAAATATACTACAGGTTTCATGCtggaacctttttaaaaatatatatatatacacctcttTATTCACCATCCTGCCGTACCTATTATTAGGCTTCTTATTGCAGAAAACAGAATCTACTGTAACTAATTTAAAGCAGAAAGTGATTAATTATACAGTATCAGGCAATTTATAGACTTTCTAGGAAAGTAGGGATGCAAAGCTTAACTGCTATATAGTGAAGAGAAATACCCAACTATGCCACAATACTAAACTAGAAAACTTCACTGAAGTTATCACCTGCCACTCAGGGTCTATGATATCAGGGACCTCAGTCCCAGCTGTTTGAGCTCCTAAGTGCTATCACCACCCCTACACTGTTCATTTCTGCATCTGAGGCCTCACATGGGCCTGGTTTTTTGGTGAAACCTAGGTAATATTTAAAACCTTAGCCTCAAGGAAGTCTAAGGCGCTTTTGGCTTTCTAAACTCTGTAGTACCAAAACAAATGCTGGAAAAGGATATTGGAATTAATGTTGAATGAGCCAGTGTCTATTATAGAATCTGCCATACCTCCCACACACCCTTCCATGTATACTGATTGCCTATAGCAGGAATTTCGGGAGAGAGAGGTTACGAGACTCTCCTGCAGTAAGATCAGAGAAGATACGCAGTTTTGAAAAGCATATGCAATACCATAAAtagttgtgtatttttaaaataagaataactttcaaaatttcaaataacGTTAAAGGCCGGAAAACTTAACATAACACCAGCCTACCAAAAACATTCAAACTCTTAGGTGGCGTATGAGACCTTTCATGACCTGGCTGCTGCTCTCTATACATGTTGCATTCTCCAGTCCTGTGAAATtatttcaagtttctttttttttttttctttttgagacaggtctcactctcacccaggctggagtgcagtggcatgatcttgtctcactgcaacctccgactcccaggctcaagtgatcctcctacctcagcctcctgagtaatggGGACtatgggcgcatgccaccatacccggctaattttggtattttttcatagagatggggtttctccacgttgctcaggatggtctcgaactcctgagctcaggggatcgacccacctcagcttcccaaagtgctgggattacaagtatgagccaccacacccagcctcaagttTCTAGAGCTGTTCTATCAGCCTCGACAATCCTTCACCAACCCTGTCTACCTAGAAAATGCCTATTTATCCTTTCTAGATTCAACTGTTGTCAATTCCTTTAGGAAGATTTTCCTGGCCATCATTAGGAGATATTAATTGCTACCGTCTCAAGGTATCTATATCAtctataaaacttaaaatttcatgtttccttttctaacttcctcATCAACCTACGGGCTCCCTGAGGTCAGAAAACTGCATGTTATTTGTCTTTGTATCCCTAGTGCCTAGTGTGGAAACTGACACATAACAAGTGTTTAATACATGTTCTTTGAATCAgtgaatggaagaaaattgagTCTTTCCAAAGTGGTAGATGAGTTTACTACTTTAACACTCTGGATAGGAATTTAGGAAATGCTAATGTGATCAGCATGCCTATGTCAATGGTCAACGAAGGGAACGACTTGCACTAAAGAGTCCTGGTAGTGTAGTTCTCATATAAACCTATTTCAAAGAAACCCACAGACAGACACATTTATCTGTGATGGTAGAAGTCAGAGAGAAGAGTTAGAAAAGGCCCCCAGGGCTGCTGACAGGGCAAATACAGTCTCACATGCACTACAAAGACCCGACTCTGACACCTTTCTCCAGCTTTCTcctgtgtgcattcagctcacatgATCAGTGCAGCCAGGCCACACCAGAGGGAAGATGAAGGCCATTGTATCTATTGTCCTTTCATCCACCCCTTTTTCTAAATTCTATGGGATTACCCTGAAAAGGACACTGAGGGAGAAAGCTAGGGAGatagtttgttttattctttccattGTACTCCAATAGGCATTACAGTTTTATGCCTGAATGTTCAGGTATCTTAATTTATTTAACCCTCTAAGATAAGTAAGGAGGAAGAAAAGTTTAGGTAGTAGCTGAGAAGCAACCAGCCTTACACTGCCTTCTTAGAGCTTTCCCAGGACTGTCCCAACAACCAGTATGGTTGTTTATTGCTGTGGTGACCAcaaaaaaatgggctgggcaggttggctcacccctataatcccagcactttgggaggccaaggcagggatatcacttgaggccaggagttagagaccagcctggccaacatggcaaaaccccgtctgtactaaaaatagaaaaattagccaggcatggtggcgcatgcctgtaatcccagctactccccgGAGGCcggagacacaagaattgctcaaacccaggaggctgaggttgcagtgagctgagatcgtgccactcccctccagcctgggcgacagagcgagactctcaaaaaaaaaaaaaaaaagataagaccaatccttatgtaaaatgaaaaaaaaaaaaatatgtaaaagtccTTCTTGTGCGGTGTCTGAACCAACCTTGGAATGTCCTTAGTGGGAAAGAGTAAGAGAGATTACAAAAGACTGTAAGGAATCTGTGTGAGCAGGTGGCAAAGGTGAGATGATCTTCTGCTAGTCTCCTTATTCATCTGACTTTCCATGTATTAACTgctaaatggggataatgatgacTGACTCCTACTTCATAGAAATGCTGAGATTAAGTGAATAGTATCTACAAAGTACTTTAAACCAGAAAAAGATATGTAATAAAAGGACAAAGACACCATGTTAAAAGGAATAAAGGTAGAAGGggaattttttcagtttttcaaatttaataaCCCACATTAATCTCTTGGATTTTTTATGTTACTGAGTGATATTAtagtcaacaaacatttgttaaacACCTCATATGTGCCAAGCAGTAAGGAAAACAAAGATCAATAAGAAATGATGTCTTCTTGTAAAGGGGTTGCAAATTCAAGAGGTATACGGCAAGTAGAATAACAGAATTTAGGTGAGGATTTATTCGTTCATTTAgcattacacaaatatttattgagcatctactttaTATAAATTAAGCACTGGAAATAAACCACAAATGAAACAAACTTAGTTTCTGCCCCCCTGAAATTTATAGTCTTGTGGGTGGAACTAGACAATAAAgaggtaaatatataaataaataattgccaaTTGTGATCGTTGTCATCAAGGAGTGAACAGGTTGCTGTGATAGAGAAAAATGCCGATAATGTAGTGCAAACAGTTAGATCCACCCTTTCTGAGACAGGGATATTTAAGCTGAGATTTAAAGGACAAGACCAAAGGAAGACCCAGCAAGAAGGCACAAGAGACATCATGTAAAGCCCTGAGGCAGAAAGACCTTGGTGTATTCAAGGAAAGGCAAGAgatagaatggaaagtaatcataTAGTGTATAGATTTTATTGTTAGGGTGATTATGTCATTTTCTAAGACAGGTAATGCAGAAGAAGGAACAAGTTGAGGGGAAAGATAATTTTAGTTTGGTATATGCTGAATTTGAGTTACTTATGCATATCCAGGTGATGTTAAATAAGCAATTGGATGTACAAATCAGGAGCTTAGGGAAAAGGTGTACATGTATCAGTCCTCATAGAGATGACTCCAGGAATCTAAACAACTAGAAATCATCAACTAAATGCCATTAGGTGAAGCTGGGGAAATTGGTGAGATCACCTAAGCAAAAAATGTGTATACTGAAATGAAAGTGAGAACTCTGGTCCAGACAGAGCAAGAAGTGACCAAGAAAAAGCAATTAGAGAAGTAAAAGGGAAAACCTAGGGAAATGGTGTTGTGGAAGccaagaagataaaataattttaaacaaaaatgattcAATGTCATAAAAGAGCCAATGAAACAAGGATTGGAAAATGTTGAATTTTGCAACCAGGGGAAAACTTATTACCTTAGTGTCATAGTGGTTAAAGCCCAGACTCTGGAGCTAGACTGCActtgaatcctgactctgcccCTTTTATCTGTGTGGCCTTAactaagttacttaacctctctgtgcctccatttcttcatctgtaaaattaggttttcaataatatctacctcataggattgttatgagggttaaatgaatTAGAACATGtgaaatgcttagaacagtgcctagtcATAGCAGGTGCTTGGCGAATATTACCTATTATATTGCCATTACAATTATTAGTGAAAGTAATTTCATTCAATAGAGAAGAATGGGAAGAAAGCTGGATTGCAGTCAGTTAAGGAATGAACTGGAGGTGAAGAAAAGGTGCCAATAACTATAAACTTCTTTTAAGAAGCCTGGCTATTAAGGAGGAAATAGATGGGGGTTGGTAACTAGAGGTAAACTTGAAGCCAAGAACAGAATTTCTCTTAGAAAAGAGAATTGAAACTAAAGAGAAAGAACtagcaaagaaggaaatattgaATATacaagagagaggagacagatgATGGAACAAGACTCTGAAAGAGGTGGAAGGGATTGAATACAATCAAAAGTATGGTGACTTCTAGTTCCAAGATGGTGGCATAGGGGCAAGCTGGCTTTGCTTACCCCCCtggcagaaaaccaaaaacaaatagcACCAAGATTATCACTAGCAATATCCCAGAACTCACATATAAGGATGAGACAGTTCCCAGGGCCCAGAGAAGATCAGAAGCACAAATGGAGAAGTCAGCTTTGGATGCTACTTTGTTCTAAGGGAGACAAGTTGGGAGGATGATTGCAGATATATATTCAATGTTATAAAACAGCCCATAAAACAAAGATTGGAAAATGTTGAATTTTGCAACCAGGAGAAAATTCATGACCATAGTGTAGAGTGAAGGTAGTTTGTAGTAGAGTGAAGGTAGTTTATGGCTAATAGCTATGTCTTTTATAATAAGGACATTGGCAAAGGAGAAGGACAAAGGtaggaaaaataaagagtaaCTGCCGAAGACAATGGAGAGAGATGGCTGACCAAGGGCAAGATAAGGATTAGTCAATAGTGTGAGAGCTCTCTTAGGACTGGAGACCATACATTTGTAATGGCTCCAAAATCAGTATGCATTCTGGCAATTTGAGGCAGCGAAACATGGGCACAGGGAAGGCAGAGTGTTAGACTGATCCAGAGTTGGGAATTTGTAGGATTAGCGCTTCAGAAGGAAGATAGTAGGAGATTGAGGCTCCTGGTGATAGAATTTGAAGCCAGCAAGCCTGGAGTCCAAGCTAGGTGAAGAATGGAGAATCAGAAGACCAGAGGTTGCACTGACCTCTAAAACGAGTGTAGTGGAAATAGAAAGACTAGGAATGGAGGCCAGTAGTCAGAAAAGGAATATTGGAATTTTCAGTTTTGAAGCTGACAGAATTCCTGAATTATAGCTCTGGCATTTGACCATAGGAATGGATGGCTGTAGTGAATTCTATCCTAGAAATAGAAAGTGAAAACCAATTAAAACCATTCTTTTTCTGCAATGCCAAACTTACTGAGTTATTCTTCAGCATTGCTTTCTCTCATTTATCCCAAATACTTCAACCAGCAGTATTTATTTTAACTGCTAAGTTGATTTTCAGCATTCTCATGTGATATGAAACAATTGATAATTAGGATACAATTTGTAATCCGAAACTGATGTGTTTGCCTTTGAATTACTCATTCATCTATAAGTTTAGTTCTTTTATTAGATGAATTCTGTGTTTATTGGATGcaaaaaagaataagacaaaAGCAAAAGAGTATCACCTTAggggaaatacatatatatcaaagATAATTAGCACAAAGTAGTTCCTGCTATTTATACTTTTCCAGCAGATTtacttttcttagtttttttttttttttggctgatgcTTTTACTAAAAGTACTTTGCTTTGTTAGCATTCATGCTACCAAGAGTAAACAATGAttgttatttataattattattgttattattttactgCTATCACCCAATAAAAGAGATCACTCTGAAGCATATGGGACAGGAGGAAAATCAGTAAACTTTtagtatatttattataaatcatCTACACATTAATAATTAAAAGTTGGTTTGTATGAGTTAGTTATGTGTAAtggttaatgttttaaataatgtttcCTTTTGCAGTGCAGATGAGAGCCATTTTGTCTATATTACCTGGCATTAATGTGCCTTGATGTTTTTAGGGATCTTATCCATAGAACAGCTCATCAGCCGGGTTGGTGTGATTGGAGTGACTCTCATGGCTCTTCTTTCTGGATTTGGTGCTGTCAACTGCCCATACACTTACATGTCTTACTTCCTCAGGTAACAGAGCGCTTTGCATCCTTTCTTTTTTGCCCCATTACTTCTTGAATACATATGTCATATTATGCCACCATCTTTAAGATTATATATTAGATCTATGACActgtctttttattcttctcttcctctgtccctGTGGGCATTGACCTGGAAATCTTTCTAAATAAGTATTATCACTTGTACGGCTTGCCTTTATTATTTGTcctacattcatttattttttaaatggcaaatttCAATCTGACACTCCCCTCCCACTTTTTTAAAGGCACATTTCTAGTGACCAGCAGTATAAACCAACTCCAACTTCAGCAGTTCAGCTCCTCCTAGATATTAACAGAACAGTAGAAGACAATGCCAAGTTAAAAGTGTGCTTAAACATACATCCTAAATgtcactgagctgagatcatgccactgcactccagcctcggcgacagagcgagactctttcataaataaatgacgggttgatgggtgcagcaaaccatcatggcacgtgtatacctatgtaacaaacctgcatgttctacacatgtatcccagaacttaaagtataataaaaaataaaataaaaatatttaaatatatatatatctataaatgtaACTGGATCAAAGCTAAGAAAAACTGTAAGAGAGCTGGGTGAATTCCATTTCCCTGAGATCCCAGAGGATTAGCTATAAGAAATGAGAGCAAAGGCATTTTAGTTTATTATGgtcattttactattttctagAAAAAAGTAGTAGGTAACAGTTGAAGTCTATGTTTATCTCCAGATACCCTGTATCATGCCCAAGAGTGGGACCCCAAAACATTTTGCTAGCAGTTTGTGCTTTTTGTAGGAATGTGACTGACACAGATATTCTAGCCCTGGAACGGCAACTGCTGCAAACCATGGATATGATCATAAGCAAAAGAAAAGGTAAGATATCAACACTGTAATACATTTGGACTCTCTTACAATTTCTCAACAAGAAAATTTGACTGTGAAT is a window encoding:
- the GPR89A gene encoding Golgi pH regulator A isoform X1, translated to MSFLIDSSIMITSQLPLFSLENEPVCNSADPGFHGAFLHWLFYCEQYPTTFVSSVSVHKQRLLFSCLLWLTFMYFFWKLGDPFPILSPKHGILSIEQLISRVGVIGVTLMALLSGFGAVNCPYTYMSYFLRNVTDTDILALERQLLQTMDMIISKRKGWQWHGEQCSRRGKCITNHQVSGE
- the GPR89A gene encoding Golgi pH regulator A isoform X3 encodes the protein MFELIIFEILGVLNSSSRYFHWKMNLCVILLILVFMVPFYIGYFIVSNIRLLHKQRLLFSCLLWLTFMYFFWKLGDPFPILSPKHGILSIEQLISRVGVIGVTLMALLSGFGAVNCPYTYMSYFLRNVTDTDILALERQLLQTMDMIISKRKGWQWHGEQCSRRGKCITNHQVSGE
- the GPR89A gene encoding Golgi pH regulator A isoform X2 is translated as MSSRYFHWKMNLCVILLILVFMVPFYIGYFIVSNIRLLHKQRLLFSCLLWLTFMYFFWKLGDPFPILSPKHGILSIEQLISRVGVIGVTLMALLSGFGAVNCPYTYMSYFLRNVTDTDILALERQLLQTMDMIISKRKGWQWHGEQCSRRGKCITNHQVSGE